A portion of the Synergistaceae bacterium genome contains these proteins:
- a CDS encoding AAA family ATPase — MRIDTTVLRGYRNFSGPELRINWSPGINLILGPNGSGKTNLLEAMSVLSGWGAFSRTASVPSWYGEGRPAFAGARVGGEDSRIITANISSRISLRCDDKAITSTELRLVIPSVLFLTGNLSLIDGSPSSRRMFIDRLCALFFPPYAKRLADFRYIMRSRTALLRQNKSPEHTDIPFCELGGWIMERRREVAAQLMSLIPPGRFVMSLVPEVAGAGDEYLRYALHKNRSRELRALRPQDGPSYDDLAITLCADGRPVSEALSRGQKRRLVMFLLITAGKLIAQRMRKAPVMLLDDITAELDAEGRDFVHAELAKTGWQVFITAPENPFSGHSLSCYYTGKVE; from the coding sequence TTGAGGATCGACACTACAGTACTGCGAGGCTACAGGAACTTTTCGGGCCCGGAACTTCGGATAAACTGGAGTCCGGGCATTAATCTTATTCTCGGGCCGAACGGAAGCGGCAAGACAAACCTCCTCGAAGCAATGAGCGTACTTTCAGGCTGGGGAGCTTTCAGCAGGACGGCTAGTGTCCCATCGTGGTACGGAGAGGGCAGGCCTGCTTTTGCGGGCGCGCGCGTGGGAGGCGAGGACAGCCGCATCATCACGGCGAACATCTCATCAAGAATTTCGCTCCGTTGCGACGACAAAGCCATAACCTCGACGGAACTGCGCCTAGTGATTCCGTCCGTGCTGTTCCTGACGGGCAATCTCAGCCTCATTGACGGTTCTCCGTCTTCACGGCGAATGTTCATCGACAGGTTGTGCGCGCTGTTCTTTCCGCCGTACGCAAAGAGGCTCGCTGACTTCCGCTACATCATGCGCAGCAGGACAGCTCTTCTCCGGCAGAACAAATCCCCCGAGCACACAGATATTCCCTTCTGCGAACTCGGAGGCTGGATAATGGAGAGACGGCGTGAAGTTGCCGCACAATTAATGAGCCTGATACCGCCGGGAAGATTCGTGATGTCTCTTGTGCCGGAAGTTGCGGGGGCGGGTGATGAGTACCTGCGTTACGCCCTGCACAAGAACCGTTCTCGTGAACTGCGTGCTTTGAGGCCGCAGGACGGGCCAAGCTATGACGACCTCGCAATAACCTTGTGTGCTGACGGCCGCCCTGTATCCGAAGCATTGAGCCGCGGGCAGAAGAGAAGGCTCGTGATGTTCCTGCTGATTACGGCGGGGAAACTTATTGCGCAGAGAATGCGGAAAGCTCCCGTTATGCTGCTGGACGACATTACGGCGGAACTTGACGCTGAGGGCAGAGATTTTGTTCACGCCGAGCTTGCGAAAACGGGCTGGCAAGTCTTCATCACTGCTCCCGAAAATCCTTTCAGCGGGCATAGCCTGTCATGCTATTATACGGGGAAGGTGGAGTGA